The genomic interval AGGTCCTGTTCCTTCATCCCTGCATACATGGTCCATGGCATTGGTGTGTTCAGCTCGCCGGCAGCAACTTTGGGCGAAATATACGCGCTGTCTATGTAGGCTTTGAAACGCGCCACAAAAGCTTCTTTGGTCCAGTGGCCTATACCGGTTTCCTTGTGCATAGTAATGTTAGGTGAGCGTACAGTACCGTTTGGACTTTTGAACTCCATTCCTCCGCCAAACTCGGTTCCGGGTACCACACTGCCTTTTTCAGTCTTGCTGTGACAGTCCACACAGCCCGTTGCGGTGATCAGATATTTGCCATATGCTACCTCATCTGCTTCTGATGGAATTGTCGTGAACGCAGCTTCCTGCGGCATTGTATTGATCAGGAAGTTGACAGGAAAATCAGGCTCCGACTGCGGAACATCCTTTTTTACCGGTTCCAGATCACGAATGTAGGCAATGACCGCATAAATATCCTCTTTGTCGAGCTGCCCGAAACGGTGGTATCCCATCACGGGAAACAATGCCTTTCCACTCTTACTGACGCCAGTTGTAACGGCACGGAAAATTTCTCCGTCCGTCCAACTTGCCAGTGTATAGGGTGTGATGTTGGGTGCATAGAATTTGCCGGGGAAGCCCATTTCCTGTGTGAACGCTTCGCCGCCCGCTCCAAGACCACCAGATAGCGGCCCGGCATATTGTGACCAGTCGCGGGTACTGTGACAGTCCATACAAACGGTAACGTGATTGGCAAGATACTTTCCGCGTTCGATGCGGGCTGCGGTGCGCTCAATTTTAAGTTCTGGTGCAGCGCCGGTATTGGGTAGGGCAGCTTTGACATAAATCAGGGCAGCCGCAATAATAATTGCAAGGCAGGCCAATACTTTACCGGTAATTTTCAGTGCTTTCACTTTGGGGTCAGGAAAGTTAGGAGGGTTTAGAAACTTATTTTCAATAACTAAGCTTGCTGATCGTCCCGTCCTGGTAGCTCAGCAGGTAATAGGTCTTATCACTTGCACGGACAATATCGGTTGGCCGGGAAATATTATCCAAGAGCGTTTTACCGTTTTCGTCCAGCACTTTACCTGACTTTGTTTCAAATCCCATTTGTCCGAATATACCGTGCTGAACAATGATTGGCTTGTTATTGGCCGAAAGAGTTATGGCTGTAAGCGTCGTGAAATCAGACTTATACACACTTACATTTCCTGATTGATCAACCTGAAAAATTTTCGCATTTCCGGGAGCAAACGGGAAGCCTGTTAGTGTACTTACAAGAAATTTGCTGCCGTCGTAAACAATCCCGGTCGGTACTGCATTCGTGTTTGGCGCAAGGTCGGCGATGTGTGCGAACAGAGCTAAGTCGCCCGTAGTCTTGTCTCTTTTTATAATCGCATTGCTTCCGGCGTCGGCAAGGTATAAATGATCATCCGGCCCGAATGCAAGATCATAAGCATTTGAATTCTGCGGATCCGTCAAAGCCAGACTTCTAATATAAGTTCCTACATCCTGGGAAGGTATATCGGAAAGTTTAACAGCTGCATCTCCCGGTTTGAAAGAAGACACATCTGCTGTGTAGAGGCTGCCATTTACACCATGTAGAAAATACAAGGTTCCCCCGCGACATAGCAAATGACCGATGCCCTCAGTGGAGCCCTCATTTGTTATAGATTTCAGGCCGGCTACGAATGTTGTTTGAATACCGGCTGGCGTGATCATCGCTATGCTCGCATCATCGTTATTATTTCCTGTTCCGGCTTCTGTCACCCATATGTTTCCACTTTCGTCCAGAGTTAAACCAACCGGTGATTTTAATCCGCTCACAAATGGTTCAGAGGTAAAAGATTGTGGTTCCGGAACTGGCTCTGTATGGTCGGTACAACCGTGTATAAAAAGAGCCAGCAAGATGATTTTTAGAGAAAGAACTAAGTTTTTCATTTTAGGGGAAATTGAGTATTTAATTAAGATATTACCTTGTAATCACAATTCTGCATGTTTTTTTTGCCGGTCAATGAGCTTGAGGTCAATGACAAATGCACCTGCCCGGCGGGATTTTACATCAATGAAAATTCTAAGTTCCCGCCCGGCAGAGAAGTAAAGTGTATTTTTGCTTCTTCATTAAGTCCATAAAATTTCCAAAAGCCGTCGTGCCTGTTAGAATCAATATTACGGCCGAGGCATAATTCGATACCTTGATTTAACAGTACAAAAGAATACAAGAAGGTGCCGTTGCGCAATAGCAAATTCTTGCTATGCCGGTACTTTAAGGCAAATAATCCACGTCAGCGCTTATACAAGTTGGAAACAAGTAAATTGAAAGCGGTTACATCTTTAATCTGATAATGGAATTTCAGAGTAAACTCTTTAAGCCATCTTACGAAATTTGTCTTCACCGCATGCAGCGCAAACTTTTATGCTTTACGATTTGGGGGCCAGGTAGAAGGATGCATAGTTTCTGGCTGCTCCATCTAATATTCTGGTATGGGGTAATTCCCTGCCTCGCGCAGGTTCCGCAAACGCGTGTGAACATTCAGTTGCTGGGTCCTGAACAAGGTTTACCAAGCAGGAATACGCGCTGTCTGGCGCAGGACGGACGTGGTTTTATGTGGGTGGGAACCGGTCAGGATTTGTGGCGCTATGACGGATACACATTTCAAAATTTTACCGGCATCCTTACCCGGTCCATCGGAGGCAGCACGTTGATTAACCAGATACGGACTGGCCCGGAAGGCAGCATCTGGGTGGCCCATAATGCCGGCATCAGCATTATAAACCCTGATAATCTGACCTGCACCACGATCAATCCTTCGCGCCATCTGAAAGGCGCAGATTCCAAACAACACCTGGATATCTTCTTTGACAAAAAACAAAATGCCTGGGTGGCTATTCCTGGTGGCAAACTGGTCAGGATCAACAGGAAACTTGTTGCTGATGCCATCTACACGCCGAATTCCGGTTTGGAGCATCGCTTTTCAGTTGAAAGTGTAGTTACAAACCTTTTCTGTGATGCCGGCAACCATGTGTATGCCTACATCGAAGGGAATTTCCTGCATGAAGTCAACGAAAAATCAAAGAGTAGTAGCCGGATAGACTTGTTAGGTGACCTTGCTGCCCGTCATTTACAGGTAGCCAGCGTTCTGCAGTCTGGTCCTGACAGAGTGAGCATTTATTACAATCAGCAAGGCAGTAAAAAAGGCAGGATGCGTAAATACTTTTTTGAAAAACAGACATTCGGTCCGCTTTCAGACGCAGATACACCGGTAAATCCTGATCATATTGATGCCGACAAAAAAGGGTATGCATGGTATAAGAATGAAAAAGAGGTAGGTTTTTTAAATCAAAAAACAAATGAATTTACTTCTCTAACCAGTCAGCTGCAGCAAAAAACCGGTACTCAGATTTTCTTTTTGCAAATTACCTGAGCTCTGACGGCAGTTTCTGGATCTCATGCGCCAATGGCCTTTTCAAGATCAC from Dyadobacter sp. NIV53 carries:
- a CDS encoding c-type cytochrome, coding for MKALKITGKVLACLAIIIAAALIYVKAALPNTGAAPELKIERTAARIERGKYLANHVTVCMDCHSTRDWSQYAGPLSGGLGAGGEAFTQEMGFPGKFYAPNITPYTLASWTDGEIFRAVTTGVSKSGKALFPVMGYHRFGQLDKEDIYAVIAYIRDLEPVKKDVPQSEPDFPVNFLINTMPQEAAFTTIPSEADEVAYGKYLITATGCVDCHSKTEKGSVVPGTEFGGGMEFKSPNGTVRSPNITMHKETGIGHWTKEAFVARFKAYIDSAYISPKVAAGELNTPMPWTMYAGMKEQDLAAIFAYLNTIKPITHKVEKFEVITRADATAH
- a CDS encoding ScyD/ScyE family protein, with the translated sequence MKNLVLSLKIILLALFIHGCTDHTEPVPEPQSFTSEPFVSGLKSPVGLTLDESGNIWVTEAGTGNNNDDASIAMITPAGIQTTFVAGLKSITNEGSTEGIGHLLCRGGTLYFLHGVNGSLYTADVSSFKPGDAAVKLSDIPSQDVGTYIRSLALTDPQNSNAYDLAFGPDDHLYLADAGSNAIIKRDKTTGDLALFAHIADLAPNTNAVPTGIVYDGSKFLVSTLTGFPFAPGNAKIFQVDQSGNVSVYKSDFTTLTAITLSANNKPIIVQHGIFGQMGFETKSGKVLDENGKTLLDNISRPTDIVRASDKTYYLLSYQDGTISKLSY
- a CDS encoding two-component regulator propeller domain-containing protein; this encodes MQRKLLCFTIWGPGRRMHSFWLLHLIFWYGVIPCLAQVPQTRVNIQLLGPEQGLPSRNTRCLAQDGRGFMWVGTGQDLWRYDGYTFQNFTGILTRSIGGSTLINQIRTGPEGSIWVAHNAGISIINPDNLTCTTINPSRHLKGADSKQHLDIFFDKKQNAWVAIPGGKLVRINRKLVADAIYTPNSGLEHRFSVESVVTNLFCDAGNHVYAYIEGNFLHEVNEKSKSSSRIDLLGDLAARHLQVASVLQSGPDRVSIYYNQQGSKKGRMRKYFFEKQTFGPLSDADTPVNPDHIDADKKGYAWYKNEKEVGFLNQKTNEFTSLTSQLQQKTGTQIFFLQIT